The following proteins are encoded in a genomic region of Arachis stenosperma cultivar V10309 chromosome 4, arast.V10309.gnm1.PFL2, whole genome shotgun sequence:
- the LOC130973032 gene encoding receptor-like protein EIX2 isoform X4, protein MNPRFAMAIHYYVFIVFFMHISVLHVLALNPMIGNVTVKCIESERQALLALKQGFHLNNNAWLSSWGHGDNQKECCNWEHIQCSNETGHVLKLDLHVSDHIVRAGSITTALAELHHLNYLDLSYISFNLTPSIPIFIASLTHLRYLNLSHSGFQGKVPHQFGNLLFLEYLDLGYNSLLAEIPPQISNLSNLVYLHLGSNSFHGNIPPQLGSLLPLKYLDLSENGFNGTIPENFGNLSNLEYLDLSSSYQISLSSDLQWLSHLSFMRHLSLPKVNLSTANNWQQLVSGLSHLQYLDFNGCDLSDSIPSSLSSAANFSTSLSFVDLSSNNLMNSSLIFPWLMNSTSSLAMLNLDHNYLRGTIPQAIGELSSLEYLNLASNQLEGQIPISLFHVCSLRELDLSGNRLSGQFHEFAKALSNCNHKQLQTLKMGWNEITGIGQLSNLRELRLGNNSLEGLISESHFSKLSMLLTLDLSHNSLVFNISNEWVPPFKLIKIKLASCILGPDFPKWLQSQHNMNWLDISGAEISSNVPNWFWEFLPTMVKLNLSHNHFKGKIENLPLIPQSALQIDLSSNSFEGPVPAFLSISAQVFLSNNMFSTANLFLCSNVSANTEYLDLSNNHIRGQLPDCWMNFQSLGFLDLSNNYFHGSLPRSMGSLRQIQSLHLGDNNFSGEIPLSFVNCTELRLFDAAKNNLTGPFPSWIGNNLSNLFILSLHSNQFHGSMPLNICNLDELHLLDLSLNSLSGNIPKCISNLSAMASQATSKVDIFYAYDAYYDDFDGITSFGVNADSASLIWKGKMSKYRSTLGLLRSIDLSSNIFNGEIPSEMMSLVGLVSLNISRNKLVGNIPQGIGQLKSLDFLDLSRNQLSGRIPSQLSQLDRLSVLDLSYNDLSGQIPLGTQLQTRDASAYIGNPKLCGAPLNKTCLIPTQNPVDGNDDHEEQFFTEGFYIALAIGFIMGFWGVSCSLILKKSWRYAYFKFFNDLYDKLYVFAAIKMAKLKRLRA, encoded by the exons ATGAATCCAAGGTTTGCTATGGCAATTCATTATTATGTCTTTATTGTGTTCTTCATGCACATATCAGTGTTACATGTACTTGCATTAAACCCCATGATTGGCAACGTTACTGTGAAGTGCATAGAGAGTGAAAGGCAAGCACTACTCGCTTTGAAACAGGGTTTTCATCTCAACAACAATGCTTGGCTTTCTTCTTGGGGACATGGAGACAATCAAAAAGAGTGTTGTAACTGGGAACACATTCAGTGTAGCAATGAAACAGGCCATGTTTTGAAGCTTGATCTTCATGTTTCTGATCATATTGTAAGAGCTGGCTCCATTACTACAGCACTGGCTGAGTTGCATCATTTGAACTATTTGGATCTTAGTTACATTTCTTTCAATCTCACCCCATCAATTCCTATCTTTATTGCCTCTTTAACCCATTTGAGATACCTCAATCTTTCACACTCTGGCTTCCAAGGAAAAGTACCCCATCAgtttggcaacttgctcttcttGGAATATCTTGATCTTGGATATAATAGCCTCTTAGCAGAAATTCCTCCTCAAATTTCAAACCTCTCCAATTTAGTGTACCTTCATTTGGGATCCAATTCTTTTCATGGGAACATTCCTCCACAACTTGGAAGTCTCTTACCCTTGAAATATTTGGATTTGAGTGAAAATGGTTTCAATGGAACTATTCCAGAAAATTTTGGAAATCTTTCAAATTTGGAGTATCTTGACCTTAGCTCCTCTTATCAAATATCTTTGAGTTCTGATTTGCAATGGTTATCTCATCTTTCATTTATGAGGCATCTTTCACTCCCTAAGGTTAATCTTAGCACTGCAAACAATTGGCAACAACTAGTGAGTGGTCTTTCTCATCTACAATACTTGGACTTCAATGGTTGTGATCTTTCAGATTCCATCCCCTCATCACTTTCTTCTGCTGCAAATTTCTCCACTTCTCTGTCATTTGTGGATCTCTCTAGCAACAATTTGATGAACTCGTCTTTGATATTTCCATGGTTAATGAACTCAACTAGCAGCCTAGCCATGCTCAATTTGGATCATAATTATCTGAGGGGAACCATACCACAGGCCATAGGGGAATTGAGCTCTCTTGAATACTTGAATCTTGCCAGCAACCAACTCGAAGGCCAAATACCTATATCATTGTTTCATGTTTGCAGCTTGAGAGAATTAGACCTTTCCGGAAACAGGTTGAGTGGCCAGTTTCATGAGTTTGCTAAAGCATTGTCCAATTGTAATCACAAGCAATTGCAAACTTTGAAGATGGGATGGAATGAAATTACAG GCATTGGACAACTATCCAATTTGAGGGAGTTAAGGCTTGGAAATAACTCATTGGAAGGTTTGATATCTGAGTCTCATTTCTCTAAACTTTCCATGCTATTAACTTTGGATTTATCTCATAATTCATTGGTCTTTAACATTAGCAATGAGTGGGTTCCCCCTTTCAAATTAATCAAGATTAAATTGGCATCTTGCATTTTGGGCCCTGACTTTCCAAAATGGCTTCAAAGCCAACATAACATGAATTGGTTGGATATTTCTGGAGCTGAAATATCTAGCAATGTTCCTAATTGGTTCTGGGAATTCCTTCCCACAATGGTAAAATTGAATCTTTCCCACAACCATTTCAAAGGCAAAATTGAAAATTTACCTTTGATTCCTCAGAGTGCCTTGCAGATTGATCTAAGCTCAAATTCTTTTGAAGGCCCAGTCCCAGCATTTCTTTCAATATCAGCACAAGTGTTTCTGTCCAACAACATGTTTTCAACAGCAAATCTTTTTCTGTGTTCTAACGTGTCTGCGAACACTGAGTATTTAGATTTGTCAAATAATCACATTAGAGGACAGCTCCCAGACTGTTGGATGAATTTCCAATCTCTAGGCTTCCTAGATTTGTCCAACAATTATTTTCATGGCAGCTTACCGAGATCTATGGGATCATTGAGGCAAATTCAGTCATTACATCTAGGTGATAACAATTTTTCTGGAGAAATACCACTGTCCTTTGTTAATTGCACAGAGCTAAGACTTTTTGATGCTGCAAAGAATAATTTAACTGGGCCATTCCCTAGCTGGATTGGAAATAATCTTTCAAATCTGTTTATACTTAGCTTGCATTCCAATCAATTTCATGGGAGCATGCCTCTAAATATATGTAATCTTGATGAGCTTCATTTGTTGGACCTCTCTTTGAATAGTCTTTCAGGGAATATACCTAAATGCATAAGCAATCTTTCTGCAATGGCAAGTCaagcaacttcaaaggttgatATTTTCTATGCTTATGATGCATATTATGATGATTTTGATGGCATTACCAGCTTTGGAGTTAATGCTGATAGTGCTTCACTTATATGGAAAGGAAAAATGTCAAAATACAGAAGTACATTAGGACTATTGAGAAGCATTGATTTATCAAGTAACATATTCAATGGGGAGATTCCAAGTGAGATGATGAGTCTTGTTGGTTTAGTTTCTCTTAACATTTCGAGGAACAAGTTAGTTGGTAATATTCCTCAAGGTATTGGACAATTGAAATCCTTGGATTTTCTTGATCTGTCTAGAAATCAATTGTCTGGAAGGATTCCTTCACAACTGTCTCAGCTAGATCGTCTCAGTGTTCTTGATCTATCATATAATGATTTATCAGGCCAAATTCCACTCGGTACCCAACTTCAAACTAGAGATGCATCTGCTTATATAGGAAATCCAAAATTATGTGGTGCTCCTCTCAACAAAACCTGTCTCATTCCTACACAGAATCCAGTTGATGGAAATGATGATCACGAAGAACAATTTTTTACTGAGGGGTTTTACATTGCCTTGGCAATTGGATTTATTATGGGGTTTTGGGGAGTTTCCTGCTCATTGATTTTGAAGAAATCTTGGAGATATGCTTATTTCAAGTTCTTTAATGATCTGTATGACAAGCTTTATGTATTTGCTGCAATTAAGATGGCTAAATTAAAAAGACTCAGAGCTTAA
- the LOC130973032 gene encoding receptor-like protein EIX1 isoform X6: MNPRFAMAIHYYVFIVFFMHISVLHVLALNPMIGNVTVKCIESERQALLALKQGFHLNNNAWLSSWGHGDNQKECCNWEHIQCSNETGHVLKLDLHVSDHIVRAGSITTALAELHHLNYLDLSYISFNLTPSIPIFIASLTHLRYLNLSHSGFQGKVPHQFGNLLFLEYLDLGYNSLLAEIPPQISNLSNLVYLHLGSNSFHGNIPPQLGSLLPLKYLDLSENGFNGTIPENFGNLSNLEYLDLSSSYQISLSSDLQWLSHLSFMRHLSLPKVNLSTANNWQQLVSGLSHLQYLDFNGCDLSDSIPSSLSSAANFSTSLSFVDLSSNNLMNSSLIFPWLMNSTSSLAMLNLDHNYLRGTIPQAIGELSSLEYLNLASNQLEGQIPISLFHVCSLRELDLSGNRLSGQFHEFAKALSNCNHKQLQTLKMGWNEITGIGQLSNLRELRLGNNSLEGPVPAFLSISAQVFLSNNMFSTANLFLCSNVSANTEYLDLSNNHIRGQLPDCWMNFQSLGFLDLSNNYFHGSLPRSMGSLRQIQSLHLGDNNFSGEIPLSFVNCTELRLFDAAKNNLTGPFPSWIGNNLSNLFILSLHSNQFHGSMPLNICNLDELHLLDLSLNSLSGNIPKCISNLSAMASQATSKVDIFYAYDAYYDDFDGITSFGVNADSASLIWKGKMSKYRSTLGLLRSIDLSSNIFNGEIPSEMMSLVGLVSLNISRNKLVGNIPQGIGQLKSLDFLDLSRNQLSGRIPSQLSQLDRLSVLDLSYNDLSGQIPLGTQLQTRDASAYIGNPKLCGAPLNKTCLIPTQNPVDGNDDHEEQFFTEGFYIALAIGFIMGFWGVSCSLILKKSWRYAYFKFFNDLYDKLYVFAAIKMAKLKRLRA; encoded by the exons ATGAATCCAAGGTTTGCTATGGCAATTCATTATTATGTCTTTATTGTGTTCTTCATGCACATATCAGTGTTACATGTACTTGCATTAAACCCCATGATTGGCAACGTTACTGTGAAGTGCATAGAGAGTGAAAGGCAAGCACTACTCGCTTTGAAACAGGGTTTTCATCTCAACAACAATGCTTGGCTTTCTTCTTGGGGACATGGAGACAATCAAAAAGAGTGTTGTAACTGGGAACACATTCAGTGTAGCAATGAAACAGGCCATGTTTTGAAGCTTGATCTTCATGTTTCTGATCATATTGTAAGAGCTGGCTCCATTACTACAGCACTGGCTGAGTTGCATCATTTGAACTATTTGGATCTTAGTTACATTTCTTTCAATCTCACCCCATCAATTCCTATCTTTATTGCCTCTTTAACCCATTTGAGATACCTCAATCTTTCACACTCTGGCTTCCAAGGAAAAGTACCCCATCAgtttggcaacttgctcttcttGGAATATCTTGATCTTGGATATAATAGCCTCTTAGCAGAAATTCCTCCTCAAATTTCAAACCTCTCCAATTTAGTGTACCTTCATTTGGGATCCAATTCTTTTCATGGGAACATTCCTCCACAACTTGGAAGTCTCTTACCCTTGAAATATTTGGATTTGAGTGAAAATGGTTTCAATGGAACTATTCCAGAAAATTTTGGAAATCTTTCAAATTTGGAGTATCTTGACCTTAGCTCCTCTTATCAAATATCTTTGAGTTCTGATTTGCAATGGTTATCTCATCTTTCATTTATGAGGCATCTTTCACTCCCTAAGGTTAATCTTAGCACTGCAAACAATTGGCAACAACTAGTGAGTGGTCTTTCTCATCTACAATACTTGGACTTCAATGGTTGTGATCTTTCAGATTCCATCCCCTCATCACTTTCTTCTGCTGCAAATTTCTCCACTTCTCTGTCATTTGTGGATCTCTCTAGCAACAATTTGATGAACTCGTCTTTGATATTTCCATGGTTAATGAACTCAACTAGCAGCCTAGCCATGCTCAATTTGGATCATAATTATCTGAGGGGAACCATACCACAGGCCATAGGGGAATTGAGCTCTCTTGAATACTTGAATCTTGCCAGCAACCAACTCGAAGGCCAAATACCTATATCATTGTTTCATGTTTGCAGCTTGAGAGAATTAGACCTTTCCGGAAACAGGTTGAGTGGCCAGTTTCATGAGTTTGCTAAAGCATTGTCCAATTGTAATCACAAGCAATTGCAAACTTTGAAGATGGGATGGAATGAAATTACAG GCATTGGACAACTATCCAATTTGAGGGAGTTAAGGCTTGGAAATAACTCATTGGAAG GCCCAGTCCCAGCATTTCTTTCAATATCAGCACAAGTGTTTCTGTCCAACAACATGTTTTCAACAGCAAATCTTTTTCTGTGTTCTAACGTGTCTGCGAACACTGAGTATTTAGATTTGTCAAATAATCACATTAGAGGACAGCTCCCAGACTGTTGGATGAATTTCCAATCTCTAGGCTTCCTAGATTTGTCCAACAATTATTTTCATGGCAGCTTACCGAGATCTATGGGATCATTGAGGCAAATTCAGTCATTACATCTAGGTGATAACAATTTTTCTGGAGAAATACCACTGTCCTTTGTTAATTGCACAGAGCTAAGACTTTTTGATGCTGCAAAGAATAATTTAACTGGGCCATTCCCTAGCTGGATTGGAAATAATCTTTCAAATCTGTTTATACTTAGCTTGCATTCCAATCAATTTCATGGGAGCATGCCTCTAAATATATGTAATCTTGATGAGCTTCATTTGTTGGACCTCTCTTTGAATAGTCTTTCAGGGAATATACCTAAATGCATAAGCAATCTTTCTGCAATGGCAAGTCaagcaacttcaaaggttgatATTTTCTATGCTTATGATGCATATTATGATGATTTTGATGGCATTACCAGCTTTGGAGTTAATGCTGATAGTGCTTCACTTATATGGAAAGGAAAAATGTCAAAATACAGAAGTACATTAGGACTATTGAGAAGCATTGATTTATCAAGTAACATATTCAATGGGGAGATTCCAAGTGAGATGATGAGTCTTGTTGGTTTAGTTTCTCTTAACATTTCGAGGAACAAGTTAGTTGGTAATATTCCTCAAGGTATTGGACAATTGAAATCCTTGGATTTTCTTGATCTGTCTAGAAATCAATTGTCTGGAAGGATTCCTTCACAACTGTCTCAGCTAGATCGTCTCAGTGTTCTTGATCTATCATATAATGATTTATCAGGCCAAATTCCACTCGGTACCCAACTTCAAACTAGAGATGCATCTGCTTATATAGGAAATCCAAAATTATGTGGTGCTCCTCTCAACAAAACCTGTCTCATTCCTACACAGAATCCAGTTGATGGAAATGATGATCACGAAGAACAATTTTTTACTGAGGGGTTTTACATTGCCTTGGCAATTGGATTTATTATGGGGTTTTGGGGAGTTTCCTGCTCATTGATTTTGAAGAAATCTTGGAGATATGCTTATTTCAAGTTCTTTAATGATCTGTATGACAAGCTTTATGTATTTGCTGCAATTAAGATGGCTAAATTAAAAAGACTCAGAGCTTAA
- the LOC130973032 gene encoding receptor-like protein EIX1 isoform X1, with amino-acid sequence MNPRFAMAIHYYVFIVFFMHISVLHVLALNPMIGNVTVKCIESERQALLALKQGFHLNNNAWLSSWGHGDNQKECCNWEHIQCSNETGHVLKLDLHVSDHIVRAGSITTALAELHHLNYLDLSYISFNLTPSIPIFIASLTHLRYLNLSHSGFQGKVPHQFGNLLFLEYLDLGYNSLLAEIPPQISNLSNLVYLHLGSNSFHGNIPPQLGSLLPLKYLDLSENGFNGTIPENFGNLSNLEYLDLSSSYQISLSSDLQWLSHLSFMRHLSLPKVNLSTANNWQQLVSGLSHLQYLDFNGCDLSDSIPSSLSSAANFSTSLSFVDLSSNNLMNSSLIFPWLMNSTSSLAMLNLDHNYLRGTIPQAIGELSSLEYLNLASNQLEGQIPISLFHVCSLRELDLSGNRLSGQFHEFAKALSNCNHKQLQTLKMGWNEITGMVPDLSSFSSLQVLRLDSNGLNGTLHEGIGQLSNLRELRLGNNSLEGLISESHFSKLSMLLTLDLSHNSLVFNISNEWVPPFKLIKIKLASCILGPDFPKWLQSQHNMNWLDISGAEISSNVPNWFWEFLPTMVKLNLSHNHFKGKIENLPLIPQSALQIDLSSNSFEGPVPAFLSISAQVFLSNNMFSTANLFLCSNVSANTEYLDLSNNHIRGQLPDCWMNFQSLGFLDLSNNYFHGSLPRSMGSLRQIQSLHLGDNNFSGEIPLSFVNCTELRLFDAAKNNLTGPFPSWIGNNLSNLFILSLHSNQFHGSMPLNICNLDELHLLDLSLNSLSGNIPKCISNLSAMASQATSKVDIFYAYDAYYDDFDGITSFGVNADSASLIWKGKMSKYRSTLGLLRSIDLSSNIFNGEIPSEMMSLVGLVSLNISRNKLVGNIPQGIGQLKSLDFLDLSRNQLSGRIPSQLSQLDRLSVLDLSYNDLSGQIPLGTQLQTRDASAYIGNPKLCGAPLNKTCLIPTQNPVDGNDDHEEQFFTEGFYIALAIGFIMGFWGVSCSLILKKSWRYAYFKFFNDLYDKLYVFAAIKMAKLKRLRA; translated from the coding sequence ATGAATCCAAGGTTTGCTATGGCAATTCATTATTATGTCTTTATTGTGTTCTTCATGCACATATCAGTGTTACATGTACTTGCATTAAACCCCATGATTGGCAACGTTACTGTGAAGTGCATAGAGAGTGAAAGGCAAGCACTACTCGCTTTGAAACAGGGTTTTCATCTCAACAACAATGCTTGGCTTTCTTCTTGGGGACATGGAGACAATCAAAAAGAGTGTTGTAACTGGGAACACATTCAGTGTAGCAATGAAACAGGCCATGTTTTGAAGCTTGATCTTCATGTTTCTGATCATATTGTAAGAGCTGGCTCCATTACTACAGCACTGGCTGAGTTGCATCATTTGAACTATTTGGATCTTAGTTACATTTCTTTCAATCTCACCCCATCAATTCCTATCTTTATTGCCTCTTTAACCCATTTGAGATACCTCAATCTTTCACACTCTGGCTTCCAAGGAAAAGTACCCCATCAgtttggcaacttgctcttcttGGAATATCTTGATCTTGGATATAATAGCCTCTTAGCAGAAATTCCTCCTCAAATTTCAAACCTCTCCAATTTAGTGTACCTTCATTTGGGATCCAATTCTTTTCATGGGAACATTCCTCCACAACTTGGAAGTCTCTTACCCTTGAAATATTTGGATTTGAGTGAAAATGGTTTCAATGGAACTATTCCAGAAAATTTTGGAAATCTTTCAAATTTGGAGTATCTTGACCTTAGCTCCTCTTATCAAATATCTTTGAGTTCTGATTTGCAATGGTTATCTCATCTTTCATTTATGAGGCATCTTTCACTCCCTAAGGTTAATCTTAGCACTGCAAACAATTGGCAACAACTAGTGAGTGGTCTTTCTCATCTACAATACTTGGACTTCAATGGTTGTGATCTTTCAGATTCCATCCCCTCATCACTTTCTTCTGCTGCAAATTTCTCCACTTCTCTGTCATTTGTGGATCTCTCTAGCAACAATTTGATGAACTCGTCTTTGATATTTCCATGGTTAATGAACTCAACTAGCAGCCTAGCCATGCTCAATTTGGATCATAATTATCTGAGGGGAACCATACCACAGGCCATAGGGGAATTGAGCTCTCTTGAATACTTGAATCTTGCCAGCAACCAACTCGAAGGCCAAATACCTATATCATTGTTTCATGTTTGCAGCTTGAGAGAATTAGACCTTTCCGGAAACAGGTTGAGTGGCCAGTTTCATGAGTTTGCTAAAGCATTGTCCAATTGTAATCACAAGCAATTGCAAACTTTGAAGATGGGATGGAATGAAATTACAGGTATGGTGCCAGACCTTTCTTCATTTTCATCATTGCAAGTGTTACGACTTGATAGCAATGGATTAAATGGAACTTTGCATGAAGGCATTGGACAACTATCCAATTTGAGGGAGTTAAGGCTTGGAAATAACTCATTGGAAGGTTTGATATCTGAGTCTCATTTCTCTAAACTTTCCATGCTATTAACTTTGGATTTATCTCATAATTCATTGGTCTTTAACATTAGCAATGAGTGGGTTCCCCCTTTCAAATTAATCAAGATTAAATTGGCATCTTGCATTTTGGGCCCTGACTTTCCAAAATGGCTTCAAAGCCAACATAACATGAATTGGTTGGATATTTCTGGAGCTGAAATATCTAGCAATGTTCCTAATTGGTTCTGGGAATTCCTTCCCACAATGGTAAAATTGAATCTTTCCCACAACCATTTCAAAGGCAAAATTGAAAATTTACCTTTGATTCCTCAGAGTGCCTTGCAGATTGATCTAAGCTCAAATTCTTTTGAAGGCCCAGTCCCAGCATTTCTTTCAATATCAGCACAAGTGTTTCTGTCCAACAACATGTTTTCAACAGCAAATCTTTTTCTGTGTTCTAACGTGTCTGCGAACACTGAGTATTTAGATTTGTCAAATAATCACATTAGAGGACAGCTCCCAGACTGTTGGATGAATTTCCAATCTCTAGGCTTCCTAGATTTGTCCAACAATTATTTTCATGGCAGCTTACCGAGATCTATGGGATCATTGAGGCAAATTCAGTCATTACATCTAGGTGATAACAATTTTTCTGGAGAAATACCACTGTCCTTTGTTAATTGCACAGAGCTAAGACTTTTTGATGCTGCAAAGAATAATTTAACTGGGCCATTCCCTAGCTGGATTGGAAATAATCTTTCAAATCTGTTTATACTTAGCTTGCATTCCAATCAATTTCATGGGAGCATGCCTCTAAATATATGTAATCTTGATGAGCTTCATTTGTTGGACCTCTCTTTGAATAGTCTTTCAGGGAATATACCTAAATGCATAAGCAATCTTTCTGCAATGGCAAGTCaagcaacttcaaaggttgatATTTTCTATGCTTATGATGCATATTATGATGATTTTGATGGCATTACCAGCTTTGGAGTTAATGCTGATAGTGCTTCACTTATATGGAAAGGAAAAATGTCAAAATACAGAAGTACATTAGGACTATTGAGAAGCATTGATTTATCAAGTAACATATTCAATGGGGAGATTCCAAGTGAGATGATGAGTCTTGTTGGTTTAGTTTCTCTTAACATTTCGAGGAACAAGTTAGTTGGTAATATTCCTCAAGGTATTGGACAATTGAAATCCTTGGATTTTCTTGATCTGTCTAGAAATCAATTGTCTGGAAGGATTCCTTCACAACTGTCTCAGCTAGATCGTCTCAGTGTTCTTGATCTATCATATAATGATTTATCAGGCCAAATTCCACTCGGTACCCAACTTCAAACTAGAGATGCATCTGCTTATATAGGAAATCCAAAATTATGTGGTGCTCCTCTCAACAAAACCTGTCTCATTCCTACACAGAATCCAGTTGATGGAAATGATGATCACGAAGAACAATTTTTTACTGAGGGGTTTTACATTGCCTTGGCAATTGGATTTATTATGGGGTTTTGGGGAGTTTCCTGCTCATTGATTTTGAAGAAATCTTGGAGATATGCTTATTTCAAGTTCTTTAATGATCTGTATGACAAGCTTTATGTATTTGCTGCAATTAAGATGGCTAAATTAAAAAGACTCAGAGCTTAA